In Spiroplasma clarkii, the DNA window TAATCCTTTCTAAGATTTGTTTTGCCTCAATGGCAATATTTTCAACTTTTGAATAATCAACATCATTGGGGATTTGTTTGGCCTCCAATTTATTAAATCTTTCAATAGTTTCATTTTCTTTTTTGATATACCCTTCAAATCTAATATTAATTAAAATATTTTGTAATTGGTTATTTGAAAGGTTTTGTAATTTGTCAAGATATTTTACTAAGACATTGATGTCAACTTGAGGTTGTTTTAAAATTTCATAGCCACTCAATCCTTGTGACAGGTGGGCTTGACCAAGTTGGTCTAACTCAAGTGCCAAATCAGATTTGGGACTGAATCTAACATTTTTTAATTCCTCAATTGCTTCATCAATTTGTTTTTTAAATACTAAATATTTATCATATTCTTGTTGGCTAACTAAACCCAATTCATAACCATATTGCTTTAGTCTAACTTCTGCATTATCATTTCGCAAAGTTAACCGGTTTTCAGCACGACTTGTTAAAAGTCGATATGGTTCAATAACACCTTTTGTAACAATGTCATCAATCATAACTCCAATATATGACTCACTCCGTTTTAGAATAAATGGGTTTTGAACATTCAGTTTCCGCACTGCATTAATTCCTGCAATTAATCCTTGTCCGGCAGCTTCTTCATAGCCACTAGTTCCATTGATTTGACCTGCAGTAAATAGGTTGGGCACTTGACGCATTTCTAAGCTTAGTGATAATTGTTGAGGATCAATACAATCATATTCAATTGCATATGCTCATTTGTCCACAATCACATTTTCAAATCCTGGTAAGCTTTTTAGCATTTTTTCTTGCACATCAATTGGCATTGAGGTTGAAAAACCTTGCACATAAAATGTATCTAATGCTTTTGCTTCTGGTTCTAAAAAAATTTGGTGAGTTTCTTTTTGATTAAACCGCACAATTTTATCCTCAAAACTTGGGCAGTATCTTGGTCCAGTTGCATCAATTTGCCCTGAATACATTGCTGACTTTGTTAAATTTGCTTCAATGATTTTTTTTGTTTCAGGTGTTGAGTGTAACAAGTAACATGGTAGTTGTTTTGCAAATGGTAGTGGTTTAGTTGTTGAAAAAGAGAAAGCCAATTGCATATCAGTTCCTGGTTCCAAAATTGCTTTTGAAAGGTCAACTGAATTTGCTTTCACTCTTGGTGGTGTCCCAGTTTTAAATCTAAAATAATTAATATTCAGTTTTTTAAAACTTTCTGACAACCTTGTTGCAGTTTTTTCATCATTAGGACCTGCTTGATATTTTTCAGATCCTCGATAAATTAAACTTGATAAGTATGTTCCGGTTGTTAAAATTACTGCTTGGCAGGTAATTTTTGTTTCATCTGTTAGTAACACTCCTGTTACTTTATTATTCTTATCAATAAGAATGTCTGCAACTTCTCCTACTTTTAAAGTAAGGTTTTTTTGATTATTTACTACATTTTTCATGTAATTTGAATATTCTATTTTATCTGATTGAGCTCTAAGGGCTCAAACGCCGGGACCCCGAGATGAGTTCAGCAGTTTCATTTGCAACGCTGTTGCATCCGCTGCTTTACCCATTTCACCCCCCAAAGCATCAATTTCACGAACAACAATTCCTTTTGCTGGACCTCCAATTGATGGATTACATGGCATTGTTGCGATTTTATCTTCATAAAGATTAACTAAAATTGTTTTTTTATTTAAACGTGCACAAGCTAAGGCTGCTTCAACTCCAGCATGCCCTGCTCCTACAACAACGATGTCAGCTTGCATCGCAACTCCTCCATTTCTAAATTACTTTATTCTTTCAAACAAAACTTCTTTGCTTGATATTTTTTGATAATTAAATTTTTTTGCTTTTAATGTTTCAAAGTTAACTGTGTTTGAAGTCAACCCCATTTGGTTAAACATTTTTTCAAAGCTTTTCACTAAAATTGGTTTTAATAGATAAATTATAATTGTAATGTTTCTTTGCAAAATTGCTAAAACTTCATTTAGCTTTGAAATTTGACCTGCTTTT includes these proteins:
- the mnmG gene encoding tRNA uridine-5-carboxymethylaminomethyl(34) synthesis enzyme MnmG encodes the protein MQADIVVVGAGHAGVEAALACARLNKKTILVNLYEDKIATMPCNPSIGGPAKGIVVREIDALGGEMGKAADATALQMKLLNSSRGPGVWALRAQSDKIEYSNYMKNVVNNQKNLTLKVGEVADILIDKNNKVTGVLLTDETKITCQAVILTTGTYLSSLIYRGSEKYQAGPNDEKTATRLSESFKKLNINYFRFKTGTPPRVKANSVDLSKAILEPGTDMQLAFSFSTTKPLPFAKQLPCYLLHSTPETKKIIEANLTKSAMYSGQIDATGPRYCPSFEDKIVRFNQKETHQIFLEPEAKALDTFYVQGFSTSMPIDVQEKMLKSLPGFENVIVDKWAYAIEYDCIDPQQLSLSLEMRQVPNLFTAGQINGTSGYEEAAGQGLIAGINAVRKLNVQNPFILKRSESYIGVMIDDIVTKGVIEPYRLLTSRAENRLTLRNDNAEVRLKQYGYELGLVSQQEYDKYLVFKKQIDEAIEELKNVRFSPKSDLALELDQLGQAHLSQGLSGYEILKQPQVDINVLVKYLDKLQNLSNNQLQNILINIRFEGYIKKENETIERFNKLEAKQIPNDVDYSKVENIAIEAKQILERIRPTSIGQASRITGVNPADIQMLLFHLKKKYNTV